The stretch of DNA CGGTCGGTCTCAACGGCAAGACGTCCGGCATCATCCCGTTCGTGCGCGTCATGGACAGCCTGACGCTGGCGATCAGCCAAGGCTCGCTCCGCCGCGGATCGGCCGCCTGCTACCTCGACGTGTCGCACCCGGAGATCGAGGAATTCCTCGAAATCCGCAAACCGTCGGGCGATTTCAATCGCAAGGCCCTGAACCTGCACCACGGCGTGCTCATCACCGATGAATTCATGGAAGCGGTGCGCGATGGCGCCGAGTTCGAACTGAAATCGCCGCGTGACGGTAGCGTGCGCGGCAAGGTCAATGCCCGCGCCCTGTTTCAGAAGCTGGTCGAGACCCGCTTGGCGACGGGCGAGCCCTATATCGTCTTCTCCGACACCGTGAACAATTCGATGCCCAAGCATCATCGCGATCTCGGCCTCAAGGTTTCGACCTCGAACCTGTGCTCGGAAATCACGCTGCCCACCGGTCGCGACCACCTCGGCGCGGACCGTACCGCCGTCTGCTGCCTGTCGAGCCTCAACCTCGAGGCATGGGACGAATGGAACGGCGACGACCAGTTCATCGAGGACGTCATGCGCTTCCTCGACAACGTGCTCTCCGACTATATCGCCCGCGCCCCAGACGAGATGGCGCGCGCCAAGTACAGCGCCGAACGCGAACGCTCGGTCGGCCTCGGCGTGATGGGCTTCCACAGCTTCCTTCAGGCGCGCAACATCCCGTTCGAAGGCGCCATGGCCAAGTCGTGGAACCTCAAGATCTTCAAGCATATCCGCGCACAGGTCGACGAGGCATCGATGATGCTCGCCACCGAACGCGGCCCCTGCCCCGACGCCGAGGACATGGGCGCGATGGAACGGTTCAGCTGCAAGATGGCGATCGCGCCGACCGCGTCGATCAGCATCATCTGCGGCGGTACCAGCGCCTGCATCGAGCCGATCCCCGCCAACATCTACACCCACAAGACGCTGTCGGGATCGTTCATCGTCAAGAACAAGTATCTCGAACGGCTGCTCGACGAGAAATCGAAGAACTCCGATCAGGTCTGGAATTCGATCCTAGAGAAGGACGGCAGCGTCCAGCACCTCGACTTCCTCAGCCCGGAAGAAAAGGCGAGCTTCCGCACCAGCTTCGAGATCGACCAGCGCTGGCTGCTCGAACTCGCGGGCGACCGCGCGGGCTTCATCGACCAGGCGCAGAGTCTCAATCTCTTCATCCCCGCCGATGTCGACAAGTGGGACCTGCTGATGCTCCACTTCCGTGCGTGGGAACTGGGTATCAAGTCGCTCTACTACCTGCGTTCGAAGTCGGTGCAGCGTGCCGGTTTCGCGGGCGGGGTCGAAAAGGACAATACGCCCGAGGCCGCCAAGTACGAGCTGCCGTCGACCGACTACGACGAATGCCTCGCGTGCCAGTAGGATGCGCGGGCGCCTTACCCATAAGAAAAACGCCGCGCTAAGTCCGGCGCGGCGTTCTTCGTTTTGCAAACCTCGCCGACGTCATGTCGGGAGGGGGGCTGCGAGCCGGCGGGGCCTCCTGGAGGCTACCCGCCAGCGCGCCCCTGTTGGTCGCTGGTTACGATCCGACCGTTCCGAGACCGGCAGGGATCCGCGCGGTTTCGTTGAGGTAGATACGATTGTCTTCCAGACGGTCGACATCGCTCAGCGGAATGAAGTGATGACTATCATCGGCGGCGTCGGACTTGGTCAGCTTGATGCGGTCGTCCTCGACCCCATCGACGGTGCCGACATGCTGGCCCTTCGCGTCGGTGATTTCCATATGCTCTTTGATGCGTTGCTTCTCAAACATGTTGGTATGTCTCCTTTTTTCTCTTCACCCTACCAACGGGCGAAGGGGGAGACACGCTCCGCGGTGGGCCGCGCATGAGCCTCACTTCATCGCTCGTCATGCTGCTTGTCGGCGCGCTCGCCCTTATATCGGGGGTGTGGCTGTTGACCCGTCGGCCCGCTGACGCACCCGCCCGCTACCGCAACCGCATCGCCGGCGCGATGGCCGCCATGCTCGGCATCGCCCTCACCATCTTCGCATTGGGGCTCGGCGCGCTCTCGCCTGCCCCCACAACCCAGGGAGAAACCCCATGAGCCTTCTTCAAGCCCGCAAGACCTACAAGCCCTTCGAATATCCCTGGGCCTACGATTATTGGAAAAAGCAGCAGCAGGTCCACTGGATGCCCGAGGAAGTGCCGCTGGGCGAGGATTGCCGCGACTGGGCGCAGAAGCTCACCGATCACGAGCGCAACCTCCTGACGCAGATCTTCCGCTTCTTCACCCAGGCCGACGTCGAGGTGCAGGACTGCTACCACGAAAAATACGGCCGCATCTTCAAGCCGACCGAAGTGAAGATGATGCTCGCCGCCTTCTCCAACATGGAGACGATCCACATCGCGGCCTACAGCCACCTGCTCGACACCATCGGTATGCCCGAGAGCGAATATTCGGCCTTCCTCGACTACAAGGAAATGTCCGACAAGGCCGACTACATGAACGAGTTCGGCGTCGACACCGACGAGGACATCGCCAAGACGATCGCCATGTTCGGCGGCTTCACCGAGGGGCTGCAGCTGTTCGCCAGCTTCGCCATGCTGATGAACTTCCCGCGCTTCAACAAGATGAAGGGCATGGGACAGATCGTCAGCTGGTCGGTGCGCGATGAAAGCCTCCACTGCGAGGGCATCATCCGCCTGTTCCACGAATTCGTGTCGGAACGCGACTGCCTGACCCCCGCCGTGCGCGACGAGATCGTCGACATGTGCCAGAAGGTCGTCCGGCTCGAGGACAATTTCATCGACCTCGCGTTCGAACTCGGCCCCGTCGAGGGCATGACGCCCAAGGATATCAAGAAGTATATCCGCTACATCGCCGACTGGCGCCTCAGCCAGCTGGGCTTCAAGCCCATCTACATGGTCGAGGAACACCCCCTCCCCTGGCTCGCCCCGCTGCTGAACGGTGTCGAGCACGCCAACTTCTTCGAAACCCGCGCGACCGAATATTCGAAGGGCGCCACCAAGGGCGACTGGAACACGGTGTGGGACAATTTCGACAGCCGCCAGAAAGCGAAGATCGCAAAGGCGGACGACGAGGGCGACGAGGCGCTGGCGGATATGTTCGCGAAGTAGGGGCTTGCCTTAACTCGTCGAATTAATTAAAAGTAATTTGCCCTTCCAAATTGGGGGAAGGGAGAAGTGGTAACTCCTGTCAATCGTTAATTCGTAGACTTGTAGCAACAGCGCCGCTAGCTCATAGAGCCAGATGGTCAAACTGCACCAGATGCCTACTTCATCATTATAGCGCATCGCGTAAATTTGCGGTACGAGAGCGTAGGAATGGCTTAGCCAGATATTTCTACTCAATCGGATATCGTTGGTTCCGGGAGTGACAAAGTGGTGGACGCGAAACCCGTGCACTCCCGGACTTGCTATAATGAGAATTAAGAAGCTTGGCGGGTGGTTTCGACAACGCCATTACCCACACTTTGATTATCCTATTGGTTACGAGACGGCCAAGCAGTTTGCTTGCGTACCTTCTAACGTGGCGCGTCATTCGTTTCTTCCCCTTATAGGCTACACTGATAGTCGAAGGACTTTCAAAACGGATAACTCCAATAAGGCGATCGTACGGCGTAAGCGGCCTCGAAAAGTCGGCGTAAAAGCCCGTGAGATAAAGTATGCGGCCCACCGAGACGCTGCGATCTATGCGTTTTACGCCTACAAGCTGCAATTGCAGTACGAAGATTGGCTTGGTCGCAATGATCTTCAGAGAGCCGTCCTGGGGTATAGAAGCGGTCTAGGATCAAATGTTGATATGGCGGCTGATGCCTTTGCTGAAATTTCAGCACGAGGGCAGTGCACAGTGATGTGCTTCGACATATCTGATTTCTTTCCTTCAATAAGTCATTTTGAGTTAAAGTGTGCGCTTCGTGAAGTATTGCAAACCGAGGAGCTCACGCTTGATTGGTTTAACGTATTCAAAAGCATAGTCCGGCATAACTGGGTAGATCTGAAGCAGATCAGTATTCCTCTAGGATTTAAACCGACGGACCCGCCTTCCCCACTCGTCGATGACATCGGGCCGGCTCTTGAGACATTACGAGGTGCCAAACTCATTCATAGCAATTCGATGAAAAGAAATGGAATTCCGCAAGGTCTACCCATTTCAGCAGTTTTTGCGAATGTTGCGATGGCCGAATTCGACAAGAAGATTCAGGCATGGGTCGCTGCAAATGATGCCAGTTACCGGCGCTACTCCGATGACATTATGATAATTTGCAATCCGGACGCAGAAGCCGACGCTGAACACGTCGTGACACGCGCGGCGGGCTCCCACAGTGGGCTAGTGATTAACCCCGATAAGACCGAAGTCAGCCGGTTTACCCACCATCAGGGCGACCTTGCCGTCGATAAACCAGTCACATACCTCGGCTTCACGTTTGATGGACAGCGTGTCCTACTTCGCGCCCGAACTTTGTCGAGATACTATCGGCGCATGACCTACGCAGTTCGGGGAACAATTCGTGGAGCTGCGCGGAAAGGCCAACCTGCTCACAAAGCTTACAGGCGCAAATTATATAGAGACATCTCACATTTGGGTAAGCAGAACTTCTATTCGTATGCGTCTCGTGCCGACAAGAAGTTTGTGAATTCCGGAGTGAAAAGACAACTTCGAAACCACTTCAAAATCCTGCTTCGGAAACTTGCCAACCGTGGACGCTAAATCTTAGGCGAGAACGGGGTCAGGGCGGCCTGACCCCGTCGGTCCTGTCTCGCTGAAGCGAGCAGGCCGTCCGCGGTTCGGCATCTCTCGGATAGGCCGCGCTCGCTTCGCTCCGCTTGTCCTATCCTCGGTGCCTCGCCTCCTACTCCGCCGCAAGCGCTCCCGGCGGACCGACCCGCTGCGGCGTCTTGCCCGCTTGCCAGCCGAGCCAGCTCGCCGCCGCCCCTGCGACAAATCCCATCGCCAGCGCCATCGGCGTTCCTAGTCCTGCGAAGGCGACCACCCAGCTGTCGAGATCGACCAGGTAATAGCCGACGCTCATCAGCACCATCTGCGCGATGATGAAGGCGGCGACCACGGCAAAGGCGTTGCTCCGCTCCCGCGCCCGCCACCACAGCACCAGCGCCAGCGCGACCATCATCGCATCGGTGATCATGATCGTGTGGAGGATGTTGGCAAAGTCCGCCGGTCCTTCGATCCTGAAGAAGGGAATATTGTTGCCGATCGCACGGCTCGCTGGGCTTTCGAACAGGATCATCGGGGTGCCCAGCAGATAGGCCGAATGCGCCCACACCTTCCGCCGATGTTTCAGTGCATTGTAATAGAGCACCAGATAGGCGCCGATCGCGGGCCACAGGCCGAGGAAGAAGGTATCGCCATAAAGCGCGATGAACGGATCGCCCCCCGCGACCACGCGCTCCGCATTGACCATCCCGATGCCCATCAGCCCCATGGTCAGGAAGGGGAAGAGGTAAAGGCTCGATTGCCCCGTGGCCCGGTGCAGCGCGCGCTTCTTGTGATGGATCGACCAGCTTTGCGTCGCGACCATGATCACCCACACCGTCGCGACGGCGCCGTGCAGGTGGAATTCCCACCGCGCGCTCCCCGCCTGGCTCCAGTAGCTCGGCCAGAAGCCCAGCAGGATAACCCCCAGGCAGGCCAGCACCCACCAATGCGCGTGACGATAAGGCATGACGACGGCTCCCCCCAAGCGTTCGGAAAACTAACCTATCGCAACTTTTTAACGTCGTCCACCCGACATTGAGAAGGTGCAGAAGCGCGCGTCGCGACCGGCGCTGTCCTACACGCCCCCGATCTGCCATCGTCCTTCCGATGACCGCCCTCTACAGCCGCCCGGCCGCCGCACTCCGCTTCGACGCTGGCCTTGCGGGGAAGGCGAACGGGGCCGGACGTAGCGTGACCTTCGTGAACTTCCACGGCTGGCCCCGCACGCCTCACCCCACCATCGACTCGCCTCGCCCCGCTGCCCGCAACGCCCAGAGTCCGCGCGCCGTTCTCCCCGCGAAACGATTCACAGCG from Sphingomicrobium sp. XHP0239 encodes:
- a CDS encoding ribonucleoside-diphosphate reductase subunit alpha produces the protein MDLSTGSEVTTDDVTVSESKKVHERRFKIVTDESRDAKLTEFGKETLKDRYLLPGESYQDLFARVAAAYADDQKHAQRLYDAISNLWFMPATPVLSNGGTGRGLPISCYLNSVDDSLDGIVGTWNENVWLASKGGGIGTYWGSVRGIGEPVGLNGKTSGIIPFVRVMDSLTLAISQGSLRRGSAACYLDVSHPEIEEFLEIRKPSGDFNRKALNLHHGVLITDEFMEAVRDGAEFELKSPRDGSVRGKVNARALFQKLVETRLATGEPYIVFSDTVNNSMPKHHRDLGLKVSTSNLCSEITLPTGRDHLGADRTAVCCLSSLNLEAWDEWNGDDQFIEDVMRFLDNVLSDYIARAPDEMARAKYSAERERSVGLGVMGFHSFLQARNIPFEGAMAKSWNLKIFKHIRAQVDEASMMLATERGPCPDAEDMGAMERFSCKMAIAPTASISIICGGTSACIEPIPANIYTHKTLSGSFIVKNKYLERLLDEKSKNSDQVWNSILEKDGSVQHLDFLSPEEKASFRTSFEIDQRWLLELAGDRAGFIDQAQSLNLFIPADVDKWDLLMLHFRAWELGIKSLYYLRSKSVQRAGFAGGVEKDNTPEAAKYELPSTDYDECLACQ
- a CDS encoding DUF2171 domain-containing protein, with translation MFEKQRIKEHMEITDAKGQHVGTVDGVEDDRIKLTKSDAADDSHHFIPLSDVDRLEDNRIYLNETARIPAGLGTVGS
- a CDS encoding ribonucleotide-diphosphate reductase subunit beta, coding for MSLLQARKTYKPFEYPWAYDYWKKQQQVHWMPEEVPLGEDCRDWAQKLTDHERNLLTQIFRFFTQADVEVQDCYHEKYGRIFKPTEVKMMLAAFSNMETIHIAAYSHLLDTIGMPESEYSAFLDYKEMSDKADYMNEFGVDTDEDIAKTIAMFGGFTEGLQLFASFAMLMNFPRFNKMKGMGQIVSWSVRDESLHCEGIIRLFHEFVSERDCLTPAVRDEIVDMCQKVVRLEDNFIDLAFELGPVEGMTPKDIKKYIRYIADWRLSQLGFKPIYMVEEHPLPWLAPLLNGVEHANFFETRATEYSKGATKGDWNTVWDNFDSRQKAKIAKADDEGDEALADMFAK
- the drt2 gene encoding antiviral reverse transcriptase Drt2, producing the protein MRIKKLGGWFRQRHYPHFDYPIGYETAKQFACVPSNVARHSFLPLIGYTDSRRTFKTDNSNKAIVRRKRPRKVGVKAREIKYAAHRDAAIYAFYAYKLQLQYEDWLGRNDLQRAVLGYRSGLGSNVDMAADAFAEISARGQCTVMCFDISDFFPSISHFELKCALREVLQTEELTLDWFNVFKSIVRHNWVDLKQISIPLGFKPTDPPSPLVDDIGPALETLRGAKLIHSNSMKRNGIPQGLPISAVFANVAMAEFDKKIQAWVAANDASYRRYSDDIMIICNPDAEADAEHVVTRAAGSHSGLVINPDKTEVSRFTHHQGDLAVDKPVTYLGFTFDGQRVLLRARTLSRYYRRMTYAVRGTIRGAARKGQPAHKAYRRKLYRDISHLGKQNFYSYASRADKKFVNSGVKRQLRNHFKILLRKLANRGR